The DNA segment GTTGTATTTATAGTTATTTTAGTGACCATCACTAGTGCACAAGATCAAGCAACCACTCGACCACCTATTATTTAGGTCTATTTGAGAGGACAAGTGCCTCACACATGTCCTTTACCCATCATTTCATTTGAGGATGTTGTTTCAAGTGATTATGATCGAACCCTTGATCTTCCAATCACACATTGATAAGGTAAATGTTAGTGCATTATCTTATCTCATTTTTCATTTCTTATGCTCATTTATTTCCTGCGTCCAGTTTCTTTACTGTATCTTTAGATTGTTTTTTTCATTATTAAGTCTGTTAGTGAAGCCTTGTCCTACCCTAGCTAGCATGATGTAATGATAAAAGAAATGACAACTTTAAATGATAATGGTACTTGAGATTTGGTAACTCTGGTGGTGGGAAAAAAGGAAATTGGATGAAAATGGGTATTTGTAGTCAAAGTCAATCTAGATTGGTTGATAGCACATCTTGTTGTTAAGGACTATGCACAAACATATGGCATCAACTATTTTGATACTTTATTTCCAGTTGTTAAACTTGCTTCAGTTTCTCTGTTCAACGGCTACATATGGGTGGCCCTTTCATTAGTTGGATATAAATATGCCTTTTTTACCTGATGGCATTCAAGACGATATCCATATAGAGAAACCATCAAGGATTATTGCTTAAGGGAGAATAAAAAGGTTAGTCAACTTTGTAAATCTTTGTATAGATTGAAATAAAGTCTTCATGCTTGGTTTGGAaatttagtgaggcaattcaagCAATTTGATTGAGGAAAAGTACTTGTGATTGCTCGATATTCTACACACCGAAAATAAGGTATAATCCTACTAGTGGTgcatgttgatgatattgtaatTATCAAAAGTGATGAGGCTAGCATTAAggccttaaaatattttcttcatactcaatttcaaacAAAAGACTTAGGAAATATGTACTATTTCTTGGTTATTGAAGTTACCAAAAGTAAGAAGGGTATTTTCTATCTAAAAGGAAATATACTTTTGACCTATTAGCGGATACTAGAAAATAGGGGTGCAAGTCATGTAGCATACACATAAAGCCTAATCTATAACTTATGAAGGAATATggtattttatttgaaaattctgAGAGGTATAGAAGGTTAATTGGAAAGCTAAATTACCTTACAATGAGTCACCTTAATATTGCTTATTCTATTAGCATTGTAAGTCAATTCAAGTCCTCTCTAACTTCTGAAACATTGGGCAACTTGGGAATACATTCTTAGCTATCTAAAAGGGGCTCCAATATGTGGAATTTTATATAAGAATAATGGATACACAAATATTGAaagttttccaaatgaaggttgCGTGGGATCTAAAATGGATATGAGATCTACTACTGAATATTATGTTTTGGGGGaggaaaactatttttttttcaaaaaacaagaaagaaaatgtaGTATCCTGATTGAGTATATAGTTAGAATTCAAAGCTATGAGAATATGTGAGTGAAGTTGTATAATTGAAGAAACTACTAAGTTAATTAGGCTTTAAGATATCATTGCCCAAGTTGCACTTCACATAACTAATAATCTTGTATTTCATGCACAGAACGAGCACATCAAAATTGATTGTCATTTTGTTCATGGGAAGATCTAATAAAATCCCATTTCTATAAGTTATGCTAAAATTGGAGAATAATTATGAGGTATCTTTACAAACCTTTAAATGAAGATTAAGTTGATTATATTTGTAACAACTAGGACATGATTGATATTTATGATCCAGCTTAAGGGGGGTGTTAGAAAATATATTGTATAATTGTAACTATATAGTTGATTTATAGAGagtttattttctttccttttaggTTAAGGTATAGTTATAAAGATTTACTTTAAGCTTTGCTTGGTAGAATACAAAAGAACTTATAAGGATGAAAAAATAATGGGGTAGAAAACTAGAATGAtggaaaacataatttttttttctatgtttgtgTTTGGTAGTAAAAATGGAAAAGTAGAAAGAAAAGATAATTTTCTTTACATCCATTACTTGGTAaagttgaaaaaagaaagaaaataaaataaaataaaccatttgaaaaatgcataattttgaactaacatacacttctctcattttctctcatctcATCATGCCATTGTGAAAGTATTGATTTTTATGCGTTAGGATGGAATTTGAtcatctttccttttttttttctctctttcctcTCCCTTTTCTTCTCTACCAAGCATactataaatttattttcttttcactttttcacACTCTCCTCTATTCCCTCTACTTTTCCCCAAATCTCCTGattatattattattctattttttaaattcataaaatcTGTTTACACATTGTAATTAATCTATTTTATAAAGGTGATAGCAAAGCATTTGCTTAACATCCAAAACTATTCCTTCATATGATATTTGGAAAGGGAATAGAGGAAAATATACTAGGAAATACTTTAGTGAAATATAAACATTATATTGACCCTTAAACTTATGAAAGCTTACATTTTTTCCAGATGAGTGCTTGTAAAACGTCGACTAATTCCTACTAATCTGTTGAAACTGAGATCTCTGCAAGCAATTTGAACAAAAAAGAACTATTATTAACTCCCAGTATAATACATTTAGTAGACATGAAAGAGACACATAACAATCAATAGCCCATTATTTGTTTGATCAACGAAAATCTAAACTACTGTGAAATTGAGAATGTCAACTAAAGCTTGACATGTCTATGAACTTTGTAAACATGTCTCTGAAGGTGTAAACAAAATATTAAGGATAGAAGGCTGCCAAGCAACTAATAAAAGGAAGTCCATCAGGAAAAGACCTACTCACAAATATTTATGATGAGTGAAAATGACATAATTGGGAAGATTCTTATGTTCATAGTGCATTTGTCATTTCTTTAGAGCTGAAGCATGAAGTTTTAACCTTCCTGAATGAATATGTTTTGGTTAATGTTGCCAATAGTAATAAATTATTTACGGATGACCAAATTTTCTAAAGGTTCATCTTAAACTCACTTTCAAGTTCAGCAGAATAATCATTCATTCCTAAGATGTCTTTAATCAAAACACTATGAAATTTTTAGAAGTAATAGAGTATAAGAAATTGTTACTATCAATCATGACTAGTTATAATCTAGAAGGCATAGACGATTGGAATTAAACTAGAAGAACAACAGATTTACATAATTCTTAGTTTTGGCAAGTCTGATAAAAAGGCAGGTACTTCTCCATAGATGTTACAGCTCCTCAACATCCTGCaacataattaatttcatttaagAACATTGCAACAAAGTGTACAttcttcttattttcaagaattatTATGTAGAAACAACTCACAATCTTTCAAGGTCTTTCATGTTTCTTAAGAAGGGAAATTGTGAAACTCCCCCATTTAGGTCACTAATTCTTCTGCATGAGATTTATCAGAAAGGTTGTTTATCAATCATgagtaaatttattatattttgaaaggaACTTATTGCATTCATGGAGATTTTGCCTAAGATGGCTTGCAAACTTACAATTCAGTTAAGTTAGTCAAGGAAGATATGCTAGGAGGAATTGGGCCCTCAAAGCCACTGGCTGAGATCTGTCTGTTAACCAAGAACAAATGAGCTACAATAACTTGCACTGTAAGCCTCTTGAAAGATGTAAAAGGGGCAAGATACTTACAACTTTTGAAGTTGTGTCCAATTTCCATAAATGTTAGGTATCCTTCCAATGAAGTTGTTGCTCCCAATCCTACTGCATATTGACAAACATGAAAACGATGTTCCGtgacatcaaaacctgaatttcGATGTCAAAATCCGATATTTTAGCCACAAGATTGCATAACCACCAAGGTTACAAGAACTTACAATTCTGTTAACTTGGTCAACTGGGTGAGAGCCTGGGGTAACTCTCGTGTGAGATAGTTGGCATTAAGAACACTGTAGTCACCAACGAAGAAGATCAAATCAGTGTCTACATAGCTAAATTCAGTTCCTCCATTACTCCAACTCTTCATCTTCTCACTATTAGTCATGTCAGATATCCTGATATAGGTACAGAGGTCCAGCCCTCTAAATAcatgaaaatgtttttttttttcttttgaaaaaaaaaactgaaccAGACCTATCCATATCAGAGACCTATCCATACCCCAAATACGCAAGAAACATAGGATTATTGATATATTAGATAATatcttttgaaaattaaagaattCTTAGGCTGTATTcactaataattaaatataaatgtatTAACAGCAAGAGAAAAGGGGACCAACAGCTTCTCCAAATTAACCAAATTCCCAAGCCGTGGAGGAATAGGTCCAAAAAACATGTTGCTCTCGAGGGACCTGAACATGCAACAATTGATTAGAGCAgctttaacaaaattaataaaagctCATTAAACCATTACATCAAACAGAGATAGAAAAAAGAGAGACATTGTTAGAAGTTACTACATACAGGACTCTGAGTGTGGTAATATTCCCCAAGTACTTTGGAATAGGTCCAGATAATCGGTTGATAGAAGCACTCCTGAATTTCAATAAATGCGTTACACAATTAGTCTATCACTACAAAATCTTTTCCTTTTCTGTTTTTGAGAATACAAAGACTAAAACATGAATTTCAAAAGAAGCTTACAAGACTTCTAACTTTGTGGATGTCCATGCGGGTGGTATTGTACCACTAAGGTAGTTCCTTGAAAAATCACTATCAAGGAAAGCAAAAATATTTTCCCGTTAAAGAAACTAGAAAAGGTCAAAATCAGACCCCATTAAACCCAAAATTGCAAGCTTTTCTTACACTTGTCTAATGTAAGGTAGCTTAACCAGCGATGGTGGAAGCACACTAGGTAAATCTTGTCCTTTAAGAAAACTGCAATACTCAACAACATAAAAACCCAAAAAGTATCCAAACATATGGACCTGTTGTTTTGATTCTAGACAAAGGTTAATATTTGATGGCAATAATTGGTGCAAATAAAAGCTCAACCCTCCATTGCATCCTAGTCCCATAGCAGTAAGCCAATTCTCAAAAGGACACAAGTATGAGTGATACGGGTCAGAACTGAAATATGGCAAACGGTGCATTTAGCATTAATGAAACGGTGCACAGTGACTTTAGTAAAAACGGGGCGTTTTGAATAAATATTCGTACTGTTAGTTTTAACCAATTTTGgattattttgttttcttatttatatGCAGCTGTAATTGGATGGAAGGTTATGAAAACTGTTATCAAAGAAATTCCATCAATATGTCTTTCTCTTTCTTCTCAAATattctcccttcttcttcctctgTCTCTCTTTTCTAGTTTTATTTGTATAAATGAGTTGGTTCTGTTTAAGGCCAGTTAGCGCTAGAATTCCAAATAATTACGAGAAGATCAAGTGACAACCAGAACCAGAATCACAAATGAAAACCAAATAAACCCGGCAGGGGTCTTGTGGGTTTTGGGCTTCTGAGCCTTAAGCCTTAATGCTATGACTGACCATTCATCGTAGTCGACGTCCGCTTGCGGTTGCTAACTATGTACCACAGCTAGTCCTTCGCTTCAACCCCAGTGAAAAGGAAGAAGCACACTATTAACACTTAACAAAGATTACGTCGCGTAAAagggaaaatattattaaaaaaaacatcatCTCTCTTgagtttaaaatatatttaaataccgTCAAGTAATAAATATCTATAATATGTTCAAATCTCAAGTAAAAAGTATCATGAAATCTTTATTTTAGGAGTTGAATTGTATCTTTATTTtctacttaaaaataaaaaaattagtccatatatattaaaataaaaaacaatttagtttttctgttaaaaattttatttatttttattgtttaaaattagTTTATGTATGTTAACATGATGTACATGTGGAATATCACATATTATTATTGAGTTTTTGTCAACTATGTCAATTTTTACCGGTACAAATAGAtgcaaattttaaaagaaattactaagctaatatatctattttttaaatgaaaaaagttAAATCTAATCTAACTCCTAACACTTAATGCAACgtcctccataatacttttatcaTCTCAATCACCAATTCATTTGGGAAATTACTAGAAAACACTTCTTTAACTAAAGACCGAAAAAGTTGTCGATTTTCAGGCATGCTGTGAATAGTGAATAGGGATGTACGTAAAATGAAAATCAAACTTGGAATGATGATTGTAAAGAGCATTTACATGCTATCAACGTGGCAGACATCACCGGGGAAGGAACAATTACAGATGAGAGTACTGTTGTACAAATTCATGGGATCTATTTCTGTATGTATCCAGCcttgttggaacaatggcagcagcaaacaTCAAACAAAGTTACAACATAGTGTTTGCAAGACTGAAGCAAGAAGAATCGAAGCAAAGAAAAGGCAAAAGCAAAGCAAAAATTTGATCAAAATTGAATACTCAGCAAAGTTGTAACTGAACATTAcacatttttcattcaaatttgaaatataaaagagttacaatgtacattgacagttacctaatgtatttaactgccccaactaatacaaacctaatcactagccaaaaataatcaaatatagctgaccaatcagccattacatcaaaagatcttatcactaacttaagtttaactagtattacaaacaaactaaaattgaaccgaaccaaattacatcaaaacaaaacagcaaagttggttgcttcattcggttcaaaaaccattcgtgcgcaccaagcaaaatgagctgagctcgatagctgctggtctcgacagtagcaagcttctggctccatgttgcattgcattccagctttcaacactcctcattggactgtatgcaacacattccaattgcacttctcaaagatttaaatcgagcagcccctaagggcttggtcattatgtcagccaattgtgctcctgagctgcaatgcacaaggctgacttcctttgcttgttcagcctctctaacaaaatgcagtttgattttaaaatgcttagtcttaccatggaacacagggttcttggctattgcaactgcagactgattatccacccaaatttcagttgcttcatcttgagtttcATTAAGGTCGTAAAGCAgcttccttagccaaatggcctgATTAACTGCTCCTGCTGCAGCAACGTACTCTGCTTCAGCTGTGGACTGAGCAAcggtttgttgcttctttgaactccagcaaaacatgcccaatccaagtgtgaagaagtatccagaggtactcttcatgtcatcgaGAGATCCTGCCCAGTCACTGTCAGAGTAGCCTTCTAGTTTCAGTTGGTTCCGACTTTCAAACATTACACCAAAACTAGCAGTGCCCTTGATGTATCTAAGGACCCTCTTTGCTGACTTCAAATGTGCCTCATTGCAACAATGCATAAATCTCGATAACAGGCTGACACCAAACATGATGTCTGGCCTGGTTGCTGTTAGATacaacagacaaccaactaggcTTCGATAGTGCCTCTCATCAACCCTCTGCTGATCACCACTGCTAGTCAGCTTTTCTCCTTGAGCCACAGGTGTGCTGACTGCTTTACAGTTATGCATGCAAATTTGTCtaggatcttcaaagcaaatgagTGTTGGCTGATGAAGATACCTCGATCAGACTGGTgcacttccatgccaaggaagtaagtcatgacccccaaatctgtcatctcaaaCATTTGCTGCATTTGGACCTTGAACTGATCAATGAGCTCAATTTTGCTCCCTGTCACAAGCAAATCATCCACATACAAGGAGACAATCAGCAAGGTTTCAAGTTCTGACCTTTTAACATACAGAGTAGGCTCACTAAGGCTCTTTACAAATCCAAGTTTGGTCAGGTAAGCATCAActctgtcataccaggcccttggtgcctgtttcaggccatagagggcctttctcaacttatacactttgtcttcatgtccaacaacttcaaaaccttcaggttgctcGATGAAGATCTCCTCCTTGAGAAAACCATTCAGGATTGCTGATTTGACATCCAATTGGTGAACTCTCCACTGCTTCTGAGCTGCTAAAGCAAACAGCAGCTTAATTGTATCCAGTCTTGCCACTAGAGCAAAAGTTTCTAGGTAGTCAACACCATACTGCTGACTGTAGCCCTTCACCACAAGCCtggccttgtgcttgttcagtgAGCCATCAGCATTGTACTTGGCCTGGTACACCCATTTAACTCCTATGACCCTCTTGTGTTCTGGTctgctcaccaactcccaagtctgaTTTTTGTTGATCATTTCCAACTCAGCTTCCATAGCTTTCATCCAGCTTCTGTTCTTAGCAGCCTCTTCAAAGTCTGAGGGCTCAATCACAGCAACATTGCACCTCTGATAAACATCAGTCAAAGTTCTGGTGCCCCTCATTGGTATATCATCGACAGCATCATTACTTGGTCCTTCTTCTGCAGGTTCAGCAACCAAGTCTAACTGGTCCAATTCAGACAAGTCAGCCTCAACACcattccaattccacaccttTTCCTCATCAAACTTTACATCCCTACTGACTAAAACCTTCTTTGCTGTAGGATCATACACTCTATAGCCCTTCTTGTTGCTGTTGTAGCCAACAAAGATTCCTGGAGTTGCTCTGCCCTTAAGCTTGGTCCTTTTCTCTACTGGAATAAGTGCATAACATACACAGCCAAACACTTTTAAGTGTGTTACCACAGGTTTGACTCTATGCCAAGCCTCAAAAGGAGTCTTATCCTTAATTGCTCTAGTTGGCAGTCTGTTGAGCAGATACACTGAGGTGttgactgcctcagcccaaaactgactTGAAAGCTTGCCTTGAAACAAGAGGCACCTGGCCATGTTCAGTACAGTCCTATTCTTTCTCTCACAGACTCCATTCTGTTGAGGAGTATAGACTGTTGTGAGCTGGTGGTGAATCCCAGCACTGTCACAAAGCTTCTGAAATCTTTCAGACACATATTCAGAGCCATTATCAGTTCTCAAGGCTCTAATTTTGCAACCTGACTGATTTTCAGCATAAGCCTTGAATTTGCAGAAGGCTTCAAACACATCTGACTTTTGCTTCAAGAAGTAGACCCAGCACAACCTTGTTAAATCATCTATAAACAGGGCAAAGTACCTGTTCTCACTGATTGAAGGTGTTCTCATAGGGCCACAAACATCAGAATGCACCAATTCGAGCTTGTTTTGAGCTCTCCAAGCACTGTCAGCAGGAAAAGGTAGTCTAGCTTGCTTACCAAGCTGACAAACCTCACAAACATTCCCACTaacctcaatttttgaaatgtcatcaACTAAATTCAGCCTATGTAGCAAATCAAGAGATCTAAAATTGGCATGGCCTAGTCTCTTATGCCACAAATCAGTGTTATTAGCAAGGATGGTGTATGCCTTTCTTTCTACTTGGCTAACATCCAACATGAAGCATCTATCAGTCATAGAGACTGAGATTAACTCCAGACCATTCATGTCTTGAACAGTACAACAACCATCCTTGAAAACCAATGTATAGCCCTTTTCAACTAATTGGCCTACACTAAGCAAATTCTGGTCTAAATCAGGTACAAAGAGCACATCTGTGATCAgcttgttacctgaaccagtgctAACCAGCACACTGCCCTTGCCCTTAGCCTCAATCAGCTTGCCATCTCCTATTCTAATCCTCGAGTGGAAGCTTCTGTCTAGGCCCTTAAACAGCTTCTCGTCTGCTGCCATATGGTGTGAGCAACCACTGTCTAGTAGCCAATCATTGCTGGCCTTGGTTGTGCCAACAAAACAAGTTGCTGTGAAcacatgctcctcctgagcttgaatGTCCTCAGCAGGTCTAGCTTGTTGCAGAGCAGCCTCCCTTGGTTTGCTCTTGCACACCTTCTCCACATGGCCAAACTGCTTGCACTTTCTACACTGaatatctggcctaaaccagTAATACTTTTCTGAATGTGTTGTCTTCTTGCAATGAACACATGGTGGGAACACCCTTTTTGCTTCATCTTTTCCTGACTTGACCCTTCTATTATGCCAGGGCTTCTTGCCTTTTGCACTCACACTCGAGCCTTCACTGGCTTTAGCCTGGAAAGCAGCTTCAGGATTCTCCTCCTGCCTATTTGCCctcctttgctcaagtgcatacagggagtttatcagctcagacaatgaaatggctgataagtccctcgagtcctcaagtgaagagatttttgactcaaatttctcagggagagttgtaatgaccttttcaacaactctgctctctGTGAAGTCTACTCCCAGGAGCCTAATGCTGTTGACAATGGCCATTATCCTGTCTGAGTACTGCTTGATGGTCTCAGACTCCTTCATCCTCAAATTTTCAAAGTCTCTCCTGAGGTTGATCACTTGCTGTTGCCTTGTCTTATCAGtccccatgaactcctccttcagcttctcCCAAGCCTGCTTTGGTGAGTCACAGACCATGATGCGAGTAAATATCACATCAGAGACTCCATTTTGCAAGCAGGCCATAGCCttatgcttcttggctcgctcctCAGTATGTTGCCTCATCTGTGCAATGGTGGGATTGgctctcaatggaggtggttcagcaTCATTCTCGATCACACTCCAAAGATCATGTGCCTGGAGATAAGTCttcattttaactatccaaatgtgaTAGTTTTCTCTAGTGAACACTGGTGGAGGTGGTGGAGTGAAACTCATTCTGCTAAACTGATTTTAAGTGCTTCAATCTTACCAAATTTTGAACTTGCTGTTGGTTTTGATTCGAACACAACAGATTGCATACAAAGGCCCCTCAAAGACTCGGGctcatgataccatttgttggaacaatggcagcagcaaacaTCAAACAAAGTTACAACATAGTGTTTGCAAGACTGAAGCAAGAAGAATCGAAGCAAAGAAAAGGCAAAAGCAAAGCAAAAATTTGATCAAAATTGAATACTCAGCAAAGTTGTAACTGAACATTAcacatttttcattcaaatttgaaatataaaagagttacaatgtacattgacagttacctaatgtatttaactgccccaactaatacaaacctaatcactagccaaaaataatcaaatatagctgaccaatcagccattacatcaaaagatcttatcactaacttaagtttaactagtattacaaacaaactaaaattgaaccaaaccaaattacatcaaaacaaaacagcaaaGTTGGTTACTTCATTCGGTTCAAAAACCATTCGTGCgcaccaagcaaaatgagctgagctcgatagctgctggtctcgacagtagcaagcttctggctccatgttgcattgcagtccagctttcaacaaGCCTGAATGAGTACTGCAAGGGTCTTTTGTGAAATCCCAGTCCCTTTTCCCTAGTTCTCTCGCTATTTCATGAAGAGCTTTCACTGCAGATATCAAACACGGTTGCTTCATTTCAACTAATCAATTACCTAAAGTACTCAAGCTTACAACTTTTACGAAAAAAAGTCCAAGTGATTACCTTCATCGGCGGCAAGCTTTCTTGCTTGAGCTTCAACTTCCACTGCTAATTCCCTCCACATTAACATAATTATAAATACGACCATGCCTGATCTAAACATGCTTCCTAACATATCACTCCCCGCCTCTTTCCGGTTTACACTTCCTTCAGC comes from the Gossypium hirsutum isolate 1008001.06 chromosome A06, Gossypium_hirsutum_v2.1, whole genome shotgun sequence genome and includes:
- the LOC121230643 gene encoding uncharacterized protein, whose protein sequence is MKSFFLNCQSYLLNINIDYNPAKRVAEGSVNRKEAGSDMLGSMFRSGMVVFIIMLMWRELAVEVEAQARKLAADEVKALHEIARELGKRDWDFTKDPCSTHSGLLKAGLQCNMEPEACYCRDQQLSSSAHFAWCARMVFEPNEVTNFAVLF